GTATCCCAGGATTCTTCAGCTTACCGATATAGCCATCAATCAACTGGCTCAAAAGAAAGAGAATGATATGTTTAAGTTTGATCTGGAGAGTAGTTTTGATTTTCTGGGCCGGCTTGTAAATCGGTTTAAGGATTGATCCGAAATTTTAAAAATTATGAAAAAGACAGAAATTAATCTGATTAGCGATACCATTACCAGACCAACAAGAGAGATGCTTTCCTTTATGATGGACGCCGAAGTAGGGGATGATGTATTTCATTCTGATCCAACCGTGATCGAACTTCAGAAGAAGATTGCGGCACTTTTTGGTACTGAATCGGCTTTGTTTTTCCCCTCGGGCACCATGGCCAATCAAACGGCGATTAAGTTGCATACGCAGCCCTCAGATCAGCTTATCTGCGATAAATACTCACATGTGTACAACTACGAAAGTGGTGGAGCCTCATTTCATTCTGGAGTATCCTGTAAATTGATCGATGGGCACAGAGGAATGTTCAAAGCTGACCAGCTGGAGGGAATGATTCATGACCCGGATAAGTATTATCTGCCTATGACTCGTTTGGTTGTTGTTGAGAATACAACAAATAAAGGCGGAGGAGCCTGCTGGGATTATAAGGAACTGGTCAGAATCAAGAAGGTTTGCGACGAAAATAATTTATCGTATCACCTTGACGGAGCACGAATTTTTAATGCTCTGGTTGCTAAAAATGAAGATCCGAAATTATATGGAAAATTGTTTGATACGATTTCAGTCTGTCTGTCAAAAGGACTTGGAGCCCCGATTGGTTCCCTGCTTTTGTCGAGTGAAGAAAATATTGATCGGGCCATTCGAATCAGAAAACTTTTTGGCGGAGGCATGAGGCAGGTAGGATACCTGGCGGCTGCCGGTATTTATGCTCTGGATCATCATGTTGATCGGTTAAAAGATGATCATCGTCGCGCTGCCATGATCGGAAAGGCACTTGAAAAGTCAAGCTGGGTCGACAAAGTTGAACCGATTGAAACGAATATTGTTATTTTTCAGTTAAAGGAGGGGCTTGATGAAAATACTTTTATTGAACTGCTGGAAACGCATGATATCAAAATGATTTCCATGGGAGAAGGAAAGCTCAGGGTGGTAACGCATTTGGATTTTAATGATGCCATGCTCGATCAGGTATTGGAGGTTTTAAAAAATATAGATTCCTGATTTGTAAAGATCAGTTTAGTTAAATCGAGATAAATACAAAGGAAGTTGAATTTATGATCACATGAATGTAATGGATAGGGAATTGTTACGTCAGAATTGAAAATATTGAATGATGAGAAAAACTGGATTTATTTTACCTTTGGTTTTTGTGTTAGGTTTTACTTTAAATGCTCAAAATAATAAAAAGATGAACGAAAAATTAGCAACGGCGACTTTTGGAAATGGATGTTTTTGGTGTACAGAAGCTATTTTTCAACAACTGAAGGGGGTGACCTCAGTACTTCCTGGATATACAGGAGGGTCGGTCAAGAACCCAAGTTACAGAGAGGTTTGTACCGGAACTACCGGACATGCTGAAGCAATTCAAATCAAATACGATCCTGACGTGATCAGTTACAGAGAATTACTTGATATCTTTTTTTACACACATGATCCAACAACATTGAACCGACAGGGTGGAGATGTTGGTACTCAGTACAGGTCTGCGATTTTTTACCATGATGAGCAGCAAAAAGAAGATGCTGAGACAATCATTGCACAATTAACAGAAGAAGGGGTTTATGATGACCCCATTGTCACGGAAGTGACTGTAGCTCAAGTATTTTATGAGGCTGAAGATTACCATAAGAATTATTACAACAATAATAAAAATCAGGGATATTGCAGAGCTGTAATCAATCCAAAGCTGGATAAATTCTTGAAGAAATACGGTGCCAAAACGAAATAGCAATCTTGGCTTTAGCTGACCTGAATTTTAAATAGTCATTGAAAAAATGCGCGTATCAGGTTTGTTATTGATCAGGCGCAGGTCAAAGGCCATACATATGTTTCTTACAAACATTCTTCCTTTTTCTTCTACGATCAGCTTGTTGCCTTCTAATTTTATCAGGCCATCTTCGAATATCTCAGAGAGTCTTTCCAGTATTTGATCCTTGATTGAAGCATCAAGACCCACATTCCATTCTGTTTCAAGATTACACATGAGGTTCAGGATATGTTTTCTGATGATAAGGTCCTCAGGAGTGAGCAAATGTCCTCTGAAAATAGGTATCTGCCCCTGATTCACTCGTTCCGTATAGGCCTCGACTGACTTTTCATTTTGGGCAAAAGCGTACCAGGAATCGCTAATTGAAGACATGCCAAGTCCTATCATCAGCTCAGTTTTTCCTGCGGTATAACCCATAAAATTTCGATGCAATTTATGTGAAGTCATCGCCTTGTGAAGGGAATCCGTAGGCAGGGCAAAATGGTCCATGCCTATTTCTACATAACCTGCATCAAAGAAGAGTTGTTTTCCAAGCTCATATAAATGTCTTTTTTCTTTGTCCTTCGGTAGGTCATTTTCGTCAAAACCGCGTTGGCCAACCCCTTTGATCCATGGCACATGAGCATAACTGTAATATGCAATCCTGTCAGGTTTCAAGGCAATGGTATTTTTTATGGTGTTTCGAATACTGTCCTCTGTTTGAAAAGGGAGCCCAAAAACCAGATCATGACTGATAGAAGTGTAGCCAACCTCTTGTGATAATCTGTGAATTCTTTCAATCTGTTCAAAACTTTGCACCCGATTGATTGCTTTTTGAACTACAGGATCATAATCCTGAATGCCAAAACTGTTTCTTCTTGATCCAAGTTCATACAGTGTTCTTAATTGTTCTTCTGAAGTATGATTGGGATGCGCCTCGTAGCTGAATTCAAATTCTTCGAATTTATCTGCTCTTTTGAAGATTCCGTCAATTAGTTTACGAAGGTTTTTCGAAGAAAAGAATGTTGGTGTTCCTCCTCCCAGATGAATTTCCCGGATCAAGGGTTTTTCGTCAAGTAGATCACAATAAAGATCCCATTCTTTTAGAACGGTATCTATATAAGGCTCTTCAACACTGTGCCGTTTTGTAATTCTTTTATGACAAGCACAAAATGTACATAAATTCTCGCAAAAAGGAAGGTGAATGTATAAACTGACACCTTCTTTTTCATTACTCTCTTTAAAGGCTCTTACCACGGTTTCCTTCCAGTCTTCAAGCATGATTCCTTCTTTGTCCCAAAAAGGCACCGTTGGATAACTTGTGTATCTGGGACCTGGTATATTGTATTTTTGTATGAGCTCTTTGTTCATTTTATTTCCTATTAGCCATTAATTCAAATCTCCACGAGACAGCACTTCTATTTTAAGCGTCATACTCTTTA
This DNA window, taken from Lutimonas zeaxanthinifaciens, encodes the following:
- a CDS encoding threonine aldolase family protein — protein: MKKTEINLISDTITRPTREMLSFMMDAEVGDDVFHSDPTVIELQKKIAALFGTESALFFPSGTMANQTAIKLHTQPSDQLICDKYSHVYNYESGGASFHSGVSCKLIDGHRGMFKADQLEGMIHDPDKYYLPMTRLVVVENTTNKGGGACWDYKELVRIKKVCDENNLSYHLDGARIFNALVAKNEDPKLYGKLFDTISVCLSKGLGAPIGSLLLSSEENIDRAIRIRKLFGGGMRQVGYLAAAGIYALDHHVDRLKDDHRRAAMIGKALEKSSWVDKVEPIETNIVIFQLKEGLDENTFIELLETHDIKMISMGEGKLRVVTHLDFNDAMLDQVLEVLKNIDS
- the msrA gene encoding peptide-methionine (S)-S-oxide reductase MsrA — its product is MNEKLATATFGNGCFWCTEAIFQQLKGVTSVLPGYTGGSVKNPSYREVCTGTTGHAEAIQIKYDPDVISYRELLDIFFYTHDPTTLNRQGGDVGTQYRSAIFYHDEQQKEDAETIIAQLTEEGVYDDPIVTEVTVAQVFYEAEDYHKNYYNNNKNQGYCRAVINPKLDKFLKKYGAKTK
- the hemN gene encoding oxygen-independent coproporphyrinogen III oxidase yields the protein MNKELIQKYNIPGPRYTSYPTVPFWDKEGIMLEDWKETVVRAFKESNEKEGVSLYIHLPFCENLCTFCACHKRITKRHSVEEPYIDTVLKEWDLYCDLLDEKPLIREIHLGGGTPTFFSSKNLRKLIDGIFKRADKFEEFEFSYEAHPNHTSEEQLRTLYELGSRRNSFGIQDYDPVVQKAINRVQSFEQIERIHRLSQEVGYTSISHDLVFGLPFQTEDSIRNTIKNTIALKPDRIAYYSYAHVPWIKGVGQRGFDENDLPKDKEKRHLYELGKQLFFDAGYVEIGMDHFALPTDSLHKAMTSHKLHRNFMGYTAGKTELMIGLGMSSISDSWYAFAQNEKSVEAYTERVNQGQIPIFRGHLLTPEDLIIRKHILNLMCNLETEWNVGLDASIKDQILERLSEIFEDGLIKLEGNKLIVEEKGRMFVRNICMAFDLRLINNKPDTRIFSMTI